ttttttttctcaacaaaattttgtccttattgtggaggtttttttctattgtgtccttgtTTGTGAAGAGAGGTCCCACTGTATGTTTAAAACATCATTGATTATGAGTTCATGCTCATTAAATCCTTCTTTGAATTCACCAGGCTTGTGAGGGGCTTATGCACAAGTTTACCACCTTTATgttagttaaagcactgccgcgcatgtgtatggaaaatacagcacgaggggtGTGTGTCaggaggctaatacagcactcgactttgcctcgtgctgtatttgcctcaagacaccccccgagtgctgtatttttcatacacacaagcataggcagtgcttaactgttatattgtacttcctggtcgtctggctcggagcgattttctctagtactcaaaccgctgcgactttcagtgatcaggatatcagtaagtgtttaactagtctatttctagccatagaacaaactaataggattagtttggctagttttagcgatttacaatgtcacgcacatgatcaatcgtgctgtcttagtggagtcttgtttaaaaagctttgtgatcagatgatcagtaagtgtttatacaatctatttctagctgtagaacgaactcgtaggattagtttggctggttttagcgatttagtgttgtttatgtaacattccttacataaattcttcacataactgtactgtatttgcccaattagctgcataactgtactgtatgactcatacagtacagttatgcagttgattagtactgtatggacaatacgatacaCAGCATCGCTTTAATcatcccacgcaaagtacaatataatataatctGGGCCATAATAGAGAATAGCTTGTACAGAACCACAAGACAAGCAACAAAACAGTACTTGTGTACACATCCTGTTTACATAACAATAGTATGGTATTATAAATATTTCATAACTCGCATATTTGCAGGATATCAGCAATGATCAGATAGCCCCCACTAAGAGAGTAGTCCATCACTTTTTAACTTAGGACTACCCACCTCAACATAAGTGGTTTTCGGTATTCAGTTTATTGGATTCCTTCACTTAAAAGCACCAAAATCCTGTGAATAGTAATACTTATATGGAATGTGCATTCTTAGAGTGAAATGCTCTGTGAAATCTTAGTGTTCCAAATGTGCTACAATTCTCGCAGAGACTCTGTGCTGGGTAGCCAACCATCatctacacatacatgcacaactCTGCAGTACACATTTTGTGTGAGAAGTATCACCTTCTGGTACACTACCCTAGTAGAAATAGTTTGGGTATTGATGTAAAACTCATAATTTACATATATACTCTACTTGTCATAAAAAGCACGTTTGCTACCTCATAAATTGTTGTACAGCTATGATATAGCACAAAGCATTGCAGTGAATACTCATTAATggggtcatgaagtacaccttaactaTGACTGATCTTATCAGTGAACGGTGTGACCACTAAATGAGTTTCACTACACTACAAAAAGCACAAGTCATATTCTGACACTAAACATACCGTAAAATTTGTATTATCTAGCTCTGTTGTTAGATTGGAGAGATCGGACATAGCTGCAGACAACATAGCAGCAAGATTTAAGTTGGTTGTGTTCAATGCAGCAATTTGTTGCTCTAATTCTCGTATCCTGTCTGCAGTATTAGGCTAAGGGAGAAGCAGCATAACACTTGACACTAGTTTCAACATGTGTACTGATTACCTCTGTGGTTGGTGTTGATGAGACTGGGCAGGGAAAACATAAACAAAGCATGATACAATATAACACACCCACCCACCTCTATACCACATATTTACAATCAGGTACAAATGAATTCACAAGATAATGAGAAACTATTTTAGCCAAGTCTGACCACAGTACCATTTACTAACAAGAAACCAAATACATTCAATAGGAAGTGGCTAACAGGGCTTCAATAAAAtgaaaacccacaattaaaagaaTCTAACTTTGTCACTGGGCAAAAATTACCCTAAATGGTAATAAAATCAACAGAAGCATAACAAACACTAACAGTTCATTGCTCTGGAAATAAAACAACAGACACACACAAATCCATAATTTACCATCACAAGAACAATCATCGCTGCCTAGCAAAGCCAGTACACCAATTGCCAACGCGGCTACACTCAATAACAGTACAAAAAGGATGAACATGTACATACAGAACTGGCCCAGTGTGCAAGCACATGTTGTAGTTTTTGAGATAGACTCCACTGACAGTACTGACTCCACAGATCTACTTGATGTTTGTGGTGCCACACTGGGGTGGCGCGCAGTATCTGTAGCTTTGAACTCTTGGTAAAGATAGTTTTGCGCCTCTTTTCTTGAAGAGTTTTGTCGTGTCATTTCTGTTCCAATCACAGAATACTGGTGTTCTTCCTGGTCTCGCGGTCCAGGTACTGTATACTCTTGTTGGTCTGCCGTGCCATACGTTTGGCTGTCTGCAGTGATTCCTTTTTGCTCAAACACTAGTTCTTTACCGCCACGATAGTTATCGTTGCGATGTACTCCAGTTAATTGTACGTTACTCATGTTCGCGAATACCGCGTGCTGCTTGGGGATTCATTCACTATGCGGCTGTAATGATAAATCACGTGAGAATACCAGACCCGTGCGCGGTTCATTTTAGTATTACCAGATACAATAACGCTTACCAGGCCCTGTGAAAGGTTAACAAATTGAtgtacatttttttaaaatgtaaAACACAATATATTATGTAAAAAGAATTGATTGGTTACGAGGAGAACAAACTGCTTGAAAAGCAATGCACATACCAGTACCAGTTGGAACATTACAATCACACACTTCATTTGGATCAACACGAATAAATGTAGCTGTTGCATCTGACTGATCTGTAGTCACCACACACACTCTATCTAACACTATCGCATTCTGcaaacacacaaaaataacaagaaaaataaaaaaagaaataTCTTACTGGTTGCAAAGGGTCAAAGGATGTGGTACAAAGTCCAGAACAGGGATTGTTGCCTCCCAGTTTGGAAAATGAACAATTATCAAACAAGTTCACATTATTAAATGTTGGTGTATCATTCTCTCCAGGTGGGCCCATTGGACCAGTAGTTCCATTAAAACCTGACAATCCAGTTGGCCCTATGTCACCATCAAGACCCTGGGATCCAATACTACCTGGTATTCCTGGCACACCTGGTGGTCCTGGCAGACCTGTAGCATTCTGTTATGAAGACAACACATTTGTGTGACTGAAATGTCAACATACCAAAACAAATTACAGTCCTCCTAAGTACTATTTATAGTAACAAATACTTGAAACATTCAATTTCTATAACAAGTATAA
The Dysidea avara chromosome 7, odDysAvar1.4, whole genome shotgun sequence genome window above contains:
- the LOC136259615 gene encoding uncharacterized protein; the encoded protein is MSNVQLTGVHRNDNYRGGKELVFEQKGITADSQTYGTADQQEYTVPGPRDQEEHQYSVIGTEMTRQNSSRKEAQNYLYQEFKATDTARHPSVAPQTSSRSVESVLSVESISKTTTCACTLGQFCMYMFILFVLLLSVAALAIGVLALLGSDDCSCDVSSTPTTEPNTADRIRELEQQIAALNTTNLNLAAMLSAAMSDLSNLTTELDNTNFTMGPAGPPGDEGAPGLNGSTGPPGDPGSMGLMGVNGTIGPPGPPGINGTSPDLSGARLFQNCEDKNVSCSSSISNGVDQSCTTPAIPDSNSMRIFGRRCVTEYDGTQSPRATSYIRSDTTGEMCTCTLVGTSNGLTCTYYRTECPLLQQIIFN